A portion of the Aquicoccus sp. G2-2 genome contains these proteins:
- a CDS encoding cytochrome c1, with translation MMKKLSIAAIAALALSAGVAAASEGGNVPDVAFSFEGPFGKFDQHQLQRGLQIYTEVCASCHGLRYVPIRTLGDEGGPQLSEAQVRAYAKQMITITDPETDEDRPAKPTDHFPVSGDPHAPDLSLMAKKRAGFHGPYGSGVNQLFKGIGGPEYIVSILTGYQDPPDCAPEDFTGHYNIHFAPGGYPDECKDEHGHHTVPGSWIAMPPLAGEDVDFADGHPNDLHHEAEDISAFLMWTAEPKMMARKEAGFTGVLMLVLLTVLLYLTNKRIWAPHKGKKRHDT, from the coding sequence ATGATGAAGAAACTCTCCATTGCAGCCATTGCCGCCCTCGCCCTTTCGGCCGGGGTGGCGGCAGCCAGCGAAGGCGGCAATGTCCCGGATGTTGCCTTCTCCTTTGAAGGCCCGTTCGGCAAGTTCGACCAGCATCAGCTACAGCGTGGCCTGCAAATCTATACCGAGGTCTGCGCGTCTTGCCACGGTCTGCGCTATGTGCCGATCCGCACGCTCGGGGATGAAGGCGGCCCGCAGCTTTCCGAAGCACAGGTCCGCGCCTATGCCAAGCAGATGATCACCATCACCGACCCGGAAACCGATGAGGATCGCCCGGCCAAGCCGACCGATCACTTCCCGGTCTCCGGCGATCCGCACGCGCCCGACCTGTCGCTGATGGCCAAGAAACGCGCCGGGTTCCATGGGCCGTATGGCTCGGGCGTCAACCAACTCTTCAAAGGCATCGGCGGGCCGGAATATATCGTCTCGATCCTGACCGGCTACCAAGATCCGCCCGATTGCGCGCCTGAGGATTTCACCGGGCACTACAATATCCACTTCGCCCCCGGCGGCTACCCGGACGAATGCAAGGACGAACATGGCCACCACACCGTTCCCGGAAGCTGGATCGCCATGCCCCCGCTCGCCGGTGAGGACGTCGATTTTGCCGATGGGCACCCGAACGATCTGCACCACGAAGCCGAAGATATCTCGGCCTTCCTGATGTGGACCGCCGAACCCAAGATGATGGCGCGCAAAGAGGCCGGTTTTACCGGGGTGCTGATGCTGGTGCTGCTCACCGTGCTGCTCT
- a CDS encoding cytochrome b N-terminal domain-containing protein: MAGIPHDHYEPKSGFEKWLHRRLPVVSLLYDTLMIPTPKNLNWWWIWGIVLAYALVQMIVTGVVLAMHYTPEAGMAFASVEHIMRDVNGGYMLRYMHANGASLFFFAVYIHIFRGLYYGSYKAPREVTWIIGMLIFLAMMGTGFMGYVLPWGQMSFWGATVITGLFGAIPFIGPDIQTWLLGGPAVDNATLNRFFSLHYLLPFIIAALVIVHVWAFHTTGNNNPTGVEVRRGSKEEAEKDTLPFWPYFVIKDLFALGVILTIFFAVVAFMPNFLGHPDNYIEANPLKTPAHIVPEWYFLPFYAILRAFTSEVWVVEWASAISGGIIDAKFFGVLAMFGAIIVMVLVPWLDTSRIRSGRYRPVFKWWFLLLCLDFIFLMWLGAMPAEEPYKSLALIGAAYWFAYFLIILPLLGVVEKPKEVPATIEEDFAAHYGKPAEPAE, encoded by the coding sequence ATGGCTGGAATTCCACACGACCACTATGAGCCGAAATCAGGCTTCGAAAAATGGCTGCATCGCCGCCTTCCCGTCGTCAGCCTGCTCTATGACACGCTGATGATCCCCACCCCCAAGAACCTGAACTGGTGGTGGATCTGGGGCATCGTGCTTGCTTATGCGCTGGTGCAGATGATCGTCACCGGCGTTGTGCTGGCAATGCACTACACGCCCGAAGCGGGCATGGCCTTCGCCTCGGTCGAACATATCATGCGCGATGTGAACGGCGGGTACATGCTGCGTTACATGCACGCCAACGGCGCGTCGCTGTTCTTCTTCGCGGTCTATATCCATATCTTCCGCGGCCTCTACTACGGCTCCTACAAAGCCCCGCGCGAAGTGACATGGATCATCGGGATGCTGATCTTCCTTGCCATGATGGGCACCGGCTTCATGGGCTATGTGCTGCCTTGGGGGCAGATGTCGTTCTGGGGCGCCACGGTGATTACCGGGCTGTTCGGGGCCATCCCCTTCATCGGGCCGGACATTCAGACATGGCTGCTTGGCGGACCGGCGGTGGACAACGCCACACTGAACCGCTTCTTCTCGCTGCATTACCTGCTGCCGTTCATCATCGCGGCACTGGTCATCGTTCACGTCTGGGCCTTCCATACCACTGGCAACAACAACCCCACCGGGGTCGAGGTGCGCCGCGGTTCCAAGGAAGAGGCCGAGAAAGACACACTGCCGTTCTGGCCCTACTTCGTAATCAAGGACCTGTTCGCGCTGGGGGTCATCCTGACGATCTTCTTCGCAGTCGTTGCCTTCATGCCGAACTTCCTTGGCCACCCGGACAACTATATCGAAGCCAACCCGCTCAAGACGCCCGCACATATCGTGCCGGAATGGTATTTCCTGCCGTTCTACGCGATCCTGCGCGCTTTCACCTCCGAAGTTTGGGTGGTGGAATGGGCCTCGGCCATCTCCGGCGGCATCATTGATGCGAAATTCTTCGGCGTGCTGGCGATGTTCGGCGCAATCATCGTGATGGTGCTGGTGCCTTGGCTCGATACCTCGCGTATCCGCTCGGGCCGCTATCGCCCGGTGTTCAAGTGGTGGTTCCTGCTCTTGTGCCTCGATTTCATCTTCCTGATGTGGCTGGGCGCGATGCCTGCGGAAGAACCATACAAAAGCCTCGCCCTGATCGGGGCCGCCTATTGGTTCGCCTACTTCCTCATCATCCTGCCTCTGCTGGGCGTTGTCGAAAAACCCAAAGAGGTACCGGCAACGATCGAAGAAGACTTCGCCGCACATTACGGCAAACCGGCCGAACCGGCAGAATAA
- the petA gene encoding ubiquinol-cytochrome c reductase iron-sulfur subunit, which yields MSQAEDHAGTRRDFIYYATASAGAVTAGAAIWPLVNQMNPSADVAALSSIHVDISGVEVGTQLTVKWQGKPVFIRRRAQKEIDEARAVPLSALVDINAENKNLPADAPATDENRSLDKDGEWLVMIGICTHLGCVPLGDGAGQYDGWFCPCHGSQYDSSGRIRSGPAPRNMEIPVNAFADDSKTTIKLG from the coding sequence GTGTCGCAAGCAGAAGATCACGCTGGCACCCGCCGCGATTTCATATATTACGCCACCGCCAGTGCCGGTGCCGTAACCGCAGGCGCCGCCATTTGGCCGCTTGTCAATCAGATGAACCCTTCCGCCGATGTGGCGGCATTATCTTCGATCCACGTCGATATATCGGGCGTCGAAGTCGGCACCCAGCTCACGGTAAAATGGCAGGGCAAGCCGGTCTTCATCCGCCGCCGCGCCCAGAAGGAAATCGACGAAGCCCGCGCCGTGCCGCTCTCGGCGCTTGTCGATATCAATGCCGAAAACAAGAACCTGCCCGCAGATGCGCCAGCAACCGATGAAAACCGCTCCCTCGACAAGGACGGCGAATGGCTGGTGATGATCGGGATTTGCACCCATCTCGGCTGTGTGCCGCTCGGCGATGGCGCGGGCCAGTATGACGGCTGGTTCTGCCCCTGCCACGGCTCGCAATACGATTCGTCCGGTCGTATCCGCTCCGGCCCGGCACCGCGTAACATGGAAATCCCGGTCAATGCATTCGCCGACGATTCCAAAACAACAATCAAGCTGGGCTGA
- a CDS encoding phosphatase PAP2 family protein: MTWQGRQQMRGWLENQRLFWLLRRHRAAIVVVVLILVLLVTPPLSRRYGDRLQIALPLLGLGCSVLTGGTGEYLTRFVVMETILQGTKRGLGDAPINVRPDGNLKGFPSGHSTAAAFGASALVHECLRASPPVQAAVIIAAGFTGASRIAAERHDIWQVLAGILLGYLTERLFRRRRRGFLRWIKAGVSRYVQK, from the coding sequence ATGACATGGCAGGGGCGGCAGCAGATGCGCGGATGGCTTGAGAACCAAAGACTTTTCTGGCTGCTCCGGCGGCACCGGGCGGCGATTGTGGTTGTTGTTCTGATTCTGGTTCTGCTGGTCACGCCGCCACTGTCGCGGCGCTATGGTGACCGGCTTCAGATTGCATTGCCGTTGCTTGGGCTTGGCTGTTCGGTGTTGACCGGCGGAACCGGCGAATACCTGACACGGTTCGTGGTAATGGAAACGATTTTGCAGGGCACCAAGCGCGGGCTTGGCGATGCGCCGATCAATGTGCGCCCGGATGGCAACCTCAAGGGGTTTCCATCGGGGCATTCCACGGCAGCGGCGTTTGGCGCCAGCGCATTGGTGCATGAATGTCTGCGCGCCAGCCCGCCGGTGCAGGCGGCGGTGATCATTGCGGCAGGTTTTACCGGGGCCTCACGGATTGCGGCAGAGCGGCATGATATCTGGCAGGTTCTGGCCGGAATTTTGCTGGGTTATCTTACCGAACGCCTGTTTCGCCGCAGACGGCGCGGATTTTTGCGCTGGATCAAGGCGGGCGTGTCGAGATATGTCCAGAAGTGA
- a CDS encoding outer membrane beta-barrel protein: protein MLKPYAKPRVALCGASAILAGAMLCPSLASAEIELSFYGGTQSAMASNVTGTRADTTPFSNKIHWEGKSFAMPPYYGVRATWWQQSNIGWGIEMTHDKVYSPVADRPAGFTHLEFTDGHNIVTANVLKRWPGLWGNLTPYAGAGIGLAVPHVETTENGNVTRGYQVTGPAVRLTAGIKYSLNAHWGVFTEYQATWSDNKAELTGGGSLRTKITTNAINFGVSYSF, encoded by the coding sequence ATGTTGAAACCCTATGCCAAGCCCCGTGTTGCCCTTTGCGGTGCCAGTGCCATTCTTGCAGGTGCAATGCTTTGCCCCAGCCTTGCTTCAGCCGAGATCGAGCTGAGTTTTTATGGCGGCACGCAATCCGCCATGGCAAGCAACGTGACCGGCACGCGGGCCGACACGACACCGTTTTCCAACAAGATCCACTGGGAGGGCAAAAGCTTTGCGATGCCGCCCTATTATGGCGTCCGCGCGACGTGGTGGCAGCAGAGTAACATCGGCTGGGGCATCGAGATGACCCATGACAAGGTGTATTCCCCGGTTGCTGATCGGCCCGCCGGGTTTACCCATCTGGAGTTTACTGACGGGCATAACATCGTGACCGCCAATGTGTTGAAACGCTGGCCGGGCCTTTGGGGCAATCTGACGCCTTACGCGGGTGCCGGGATCGGGCTTGCGGTGCCGCATGTGGAAACCACGGAAAACGGCAACGTGACGCGCGGTTATCAGGTGACTGGCCCGGCGGTGCGGCTGACTGCGGGGATCAAATACAGCCTCAACGCGCATTGGGGGGTATTTACCGAGTATCAGGCAACGTGGTCTGACAATAAGGCCGAGCTGACCGGTGGGGGCAGTCTGAGGACCAAGATCACCACGAATGCGATTAACTTCGGGGTGAGCTATTCGTTCTAA
- a CDS encoding glutathione S-transferase, with protein MQLIYSPASPFVRKVRACLIETGQSDDVEFVPVQTTPINVAAEARAANPSGKIPALIRDGAPAIYDSRVITRFLDDRAGGTLYPEARIWEVLTLEATADAIMDAAVLCIYEERTRPPELRSDDWVEAQWSKAAHAVSAVNARWMSHLSGPLDMAQIAIGCALGYLDFRHGARGWRDGNDALAEWFTAFSERPSMKETVPSL; from the coding sequence ATGCAATTGATCTATTCTCCCGCCTCTCCGTTCGTGCGCAAGGTCCGCGCCTGCCTGATCGAAACCGGTCAGTCGGACGATGTCGAATTCGTCCCGGTTCAGACCACGCCAATCAACGTCGCCGCAGAGGCGCGTGCCGCCAACCCCAGCGGCAAGATTCCCGCGTTGATCCGCGACGGGGCGCCCGCCATTTATGACAGCCGGGTGATTACCCGCTTTCTCGATGACCGCGCCGGTGGCACGCTCTACCCCGAAGCCCGCATCTGGGAGGTGCTGACACTGGAAGCCACGGCAGATGCCATCATGGATGCCGCCGTACTGTGCATCTACGAAGAGCGCACACGCCCGCCCGAACTGCGCTCTGATGACTGGGTAGAGGCGCAATGGTCAAAGGCTGCCCATGCCGTCAGCGCGGTAAATGCCCGCTGGATGAGCCACCTCTCCGGGCCGCTCGACATGGCCCAGATCGCTATCGGCTGCGCGCTTGGCTATCTCGATTTTCGCCACGGCGCACGCGGCTGGCGTGATGGCAACGACGCACTTGCCGAGTGGTTCACCGCGTTCTCCGAACGCCCCAGCATGAAAGAGACCGTACCAAGCCTCTGA
- a CDS encoding FMN-binding negative transcriptional regulator codes for MHPNPAYRPENTAESCAFAREIGFGMLAVSADGAPLLSHIPFLLADNGDTAELHLMRSNPIARACTGPIPARLAVVGPHGYISPDWYGTEDQVPTWNYVAIHFTGQLEPLDDAALPPLLARQSAHFEGRLAPKPEWRMEKVADDPMTRMLRQIRPFRLDIEHIESTWKLNQTKPEAVRLSAADHLCAQGFGQDTALLAALMRRPPQQ; via the coding sequence ATGCACCCCAACCCCGCCTACCGCCCCGAGAACACCGCCGAATCCTGCGCCTTCGCCCGTGAGATCGGCTTTGGGATGCTGGCTGTCTCGGCTGACGGCGCACCACTGCTGTCGCACATCCCTTTTCTGCTGGCCGACAACGGCGATACGGCAGAGCTGCACCTGATGCGCTCCAACCCGATTGCGCGCGCCTGCACCGGGCCGATCCCGGCGCGGCTCGCCGTGGTGGGGCCGCATGGCTATATCTCGCCCGACTGGTATGGCACCGAAGATCAGGTGCCGACATGGAACTATGTCGCCATCCATTTCACCGGCCAGCTAGAGCCGCTGGACGATGCCGCCTTGCCGCCGCTGCTGGCCCGCCAATCAGCACATTTCGAAGGCCGACTCGCGCCCAAGCCGGAATGGCGGATGGAGAAGGTCGCGGATGACCCGATGACCCGGATGTTGCGCCAGATCCGCCCGTTCCGGCTCGACATCGAACACATCGAAAGCACCTGGAAACTCAACCAGACCAAGCCGGAAGCCGTGCGCCTCTCCGCCGCCGACCATCTCTGCGCGCAGGGCTTCGGGCAGGATACGGCGCTTCTTGCCGCGCTGATGCGCCGCCCGCCACAACAGTGA
- the mtaB gene encoding tRNA (N(6)-L-threonylcarbamoyladenosine(37)-C(2))-methylthiotransferase MtaB, which produces MNAPPKFDPPKFVPPKFTTQGCRLNAYETEAMKALAAEAGIEGAVVINTCAVTNEAVRKARKEIRRLRRENPEARVIVTGCAAQIDPDSFAAMDEVDAVIGNAEKMAPETWARLAPGFIGETERVQVNDIMSVTETAGHLIDGFGTRSRAYVQVQNGCDHRCTFCIIPYGRGNSRSVPAGVVVDQIKRLVQGGFNEVVLTGVDLTSWGADLPAEPRLGDLVMRILRLVPDLPRLRISSIDSIEVDERLMEAIATEPRLMPHLHLSLQHGDDLILKRMKRRHLRADAIRFAQEARALRPDMTFGADIIAGFPTETEAHFENSLKLVEECNLTWLHVFPYSPRPGTPAARMPQVDGNAIKSRAARLRAAGDAAVARHLAAQQGREHRILMENPQLGRTEQFAEVAFSAAQETGKIVPAVITGQDGERLTA; this is translated from the coding sequence ATGAACGCGCCGCCAAAATTCGACCCGCCAAAATTCGTCCCGCCAAAATTCACCACCCAAGGCTGCCGCCTCAACGCCTATGAAACCGAGGCGATGAAAGCCCTCGCCGCCGAAGCGGGGATCGAAGGCGCCGTGGTAATCAACACCTGCGCCGTCACCAACGAAGCGGTGCGCAAGGCGCGCAAGGAAATCCGCCGCCTGCGCCGCGAAAACCCCGAGGCGCGCGTCATCGTCACCGGCTGCGCCGCACAGATCGACCCGGACAGCTTCGCCGCCATGGACGAGGTCGACGCGGTGATCGGCAATGCCGAAAAGATGGCGCCGGAAACATGGGCCCGCCTCGCCCCCGGTTTTATCGGAGAGACAGAGCGCGTTCAGGTAAACGACATCATGTCGGTGACCGAAACAGCGGGCCATCTGATCGACGGCTTCGGCACCCGCAGCCGCGCCTATGTGCAAGTGCAAAACGGTTGCGATCACCGCTGCACCTTCTGCATCATCCCCTATGGCCGGGGCAATTCCCGCTCCGTCCCCGCCGGTGTGGTGGTCGATCAAATCAAGCGGCTGGTGCAGGGCGGCTTCAATGAAGTGGTGCTGACCGGCGTTGACCTCACCTCATGGGGGGCCGACCTTCCCGCCGAACCCCGGCTCGGCGATCTTGTCATGCGCATCCTGCGGCTGGTCCCCGATTTGCCGCGCCTGAGGATTTCATCAATCGATTCCATCGAGGTGGATGAACGCCTGATGGAAGCCATCGCGACCGAGCCGCGCTTGATGCCGCATCTGCATCTCTCGCTTCAACACGGCGACGATCTGATCTTGAAACGGATGAAGCGCCGCCACCTGCGCGCTGATGCGATCCGCTTCGCGCAAGAGGCCCGCGCGCTCAGGCCGGACATGACCTTCGGTGCCGACATCATCGCCGGTTTCCCGACCGAGACAGAGGCGCATTTCGAAAATTCGCTGAAACTGGTGGAAGAATGCAATCTCACCTGGCTGCACGTCTTCCCATACTCGCCCCGCCCCGGCACGCCCGCGGCGCGGATGCCGCAGGTTGACGGCAATGCGATCAAATCCCGCGCCGCCCGCCTGCGCGCGGCAGGTGATGCCGCCGTCGCCCGCCATCTTGCCGCCCAACAAGGCCGCGAACATCGCATCCTGATGGAAAACCCGCAGCTTGGCCGCACCGAGCAATTTGCCGAGGTCGCCTTTTCCGCAGCGCAGGAAACCGGGAAGATCGTCCCGGCAGTCATCACCGGGCAGGATGGCGAACGGCTGACCGCCTGA
- the dapF gene encoding diaminopimelate epimerase produces MRPMNAQTQHIPFMKMHGLGNDFVVIDARSVAPHRTPEITPEIARAMADRHCGIGFDQLAVLRDSDVADLHLSFLNADGSPAQTCGNASRCIARHLMQETGQAQVRLATDHALMQARDAGGGLTSVNMGQAATDWQAIPLARALDTLELPIEGAPVATSMGNPHCTFFVEDAETVDLATRGPAVEHHPLFPERTNVQFASLTGPDTLRMRVWERGTGITLASGSSSCATAHAAHRRGLVGRNVTLHLDGGTLQIDLADDGIWMTGPTAHAFDGIWRG; encoded by the coding sequence ATGCGCCCCATGAACGCGCAGACACAACATATCCCCTTCATGAAGATGCACGGGCTCGGCAACGATTTCGTGGTGATCGACGCGCGTTCCGTCGCGCCACATCGCACGCCTGAAATCACGCCTGAAATCGCCCGCGCTATGGCCGACCGGCATTGCGGCATCGGCTTTGATCAGCTTGCCGTTCTGCGCGACAGTGACGTGGCCGATCTGCATCTGAGCTTTCTCAACGCTGATGGCTCCCCGGCACAGACCTGCGGCAATGCCAGCCGCTGCATCGCGCGGCATCTGATGCAGGAAACCGGGCAGGCGCAGGTACGTCTTGCCACCGATCACGCCCTGATGCAGGCCCGCGATGCCGGCGGCGGGCTGACATCGGTGAACATGGGGCAGGCCGCGACCGACTGGCAGGCGATCCCGCTTGCCCGCGCGCTCGACACGCTTGAACTACCGATCGAGGGCGCGCCGGTGGCCACCTCGATGGGCAATCCGCACTGCACCTTCTTCGTAGAGGATGCAGAGACGGTGGACCTCGCCACGCGCGGCCCTGCGGTTGAGCATCACCCGCTATTCCCCGAGCGCACCAATGTGCAATTCGCGTCACTAACCGGGCCGGACACGCTCAGGATGCGCGTTTGGGAGCGCGGCACCGGAATCACGCTGGCGTCCGGCTCATCGTCCTGCGCCACCGCGCATGCCGCACACCGGCGCGGGCTGGTGGGCCGGAATGTCACGCTGCATCTCGATGGCGGCACGCTGCAAATCGACCTTGCTGACGATGGCATCTGGATGACCGGCCCGACCGCGCATGCCTTTGATGGCATCTGGAGGGGATGA
- a CDS encoding thermonuclease family protein, translated as MAGRVLKGRVTKVRDVDTIVVAGTPIRLNGVDGPETSTRVGRDAKFFMERLVGGRIVTCELNGERTYDRWVGVCFLNGEDIGGIAVKEGHALDCNRYSGGRYRELETRAARSKMRRASYC; from the coding sequence ATGGCGGGCCGAGTGCTTAAAGGCCGTGTTACGAAGGTGAGAGACGTTGATACGATCGTTGTTGCTGGCACTCCTATTCGTCTGAATGGGGTCGATGGCCCCGAGACTTCCACGCGAGTGGGGAGGGACGCGAAATTCTTTATGGAGCGCCTCGTTGGCGGTAGAATTGTAACGTGCGAACTTAACGGTGAGCGGACCTATGATCGGTGGGTTGGAGTATGTTTCCTGAATGGAGAGGACATCGGAGGTATAGCTGTGAAGGAGGGACACGCTTTGGACTGCAATAGATACTCTGGCGGCAGGTACAGAGAGCTTGAAACACGAGCCGCTCGCTCCAAAATGCGAAGAGCCAGCTACTGCTGA
- a CDS encoding toll/interleukin-1 receptor domain-containing protein, which translates to MIDQSSILAYSSRAEVRKSERVVEEARRAGKQTAFLSHSHKDSALAKGLQGFLQSKGWLVYIDWEDMSMPSKPNRETAQKIKDKIKRFDWFFYLPTANSASSRWCPWEIGYADGVKDIDKIVIIPTRDSAGRNHGDEYLDLYRNVDVAQSGGYGLFYPNNRGMLLENVRR; encoded by the coding sequence ATGATCGATCAGTCTTCTATTCTTGCTTATTCAAGTCGCGCCGAGGTTCGGAAGTCGGAGCGTGTTGTCGAGGAAGCGCGACGGGCAGGAAAGCAAACAGCCTTTCTCTCTCATAGCCACAAAGATTCGGCATTGGCCAAAGGCCTTCAGGGGTTTCTTCAGTCCAAAGGCTGGCTTGTTTACATCGACTGGGAAGACATGTCGATGCCATCGAAGCCCAATCGTGAAACGGCGCAGAAGATCAAGGATAAGATCAAGCGTTTTGATTGGTTCTTTTATTTACCAACAGCCAACTCGGCTTCGAGTCGATGGTGTCCGTGGGAGATTGGATACGCGGACGGCGTGAAGGATATCGACAAGATCGTGATTATTCCGACTCGCGACAGCGCGGGCCGGAATCATGGGGATGAATACTTGGACTTGTATAGAAATGTGGATGTTGCCCAGAGCGGGGGCTATGGCCTTTTCTACCCAAATAACCGTGGCATGTTGCTGGAGAATGTTCGGCGCTAA
- a CDS encoding TIR domain-containing protein yields MASIFGAIPAQTAKRRVFFSFHYQNDIWKVNQVRNSWRYNHENTRVSEGFFDGSIWESSRRTGPESLKSLIREGIKNTSVTCVLVGTATYERRWVRYELARSVVKGNGLLVVKINLMGNQQGYISQEGPNPLDYMGVYNAGGVIRLAEIQGGKWMRYEDYTQAVELPATWIKPHDTNVIRLSRYAGSYCYKTQNGGANFSSWVRQAASDVGR; encoded by the coding sequence ATGGCTAGTATCTTTGGGGCTATCCCCGCTCAAACGGCAAAGCGCCGGGTTTTCTTTTCCTTCCATTACCAAAACGACATTTGGAAGGTTAACCAGGTTCGCAATTCGTGGCGATACAACCACGAGAACACGCGCGTGTCGGAGGGCTTCTTTGATGGCAGCATTTGGGAGAGTTCCCGGCGAACAGGGCCGGAATCTCTCAAAAGCCTTATCCGCGAGGGGATCAAGAACACTTCCGTGACTTGTGTTCTCGTTGGCACGGCAACGTATGAGCGCCGATGGGTTCGCTATGAGCTCGCCAGGTCGGTCGTCAAAGGAAACGGTCTGTTGGTCGTGAAGATCAACCTCATGGGAAATCAGCAAGGATATATTTCCCAAGAAGGGCCTAATCCACTCGACTACATGGGCGTCTACAATGCGGGTGGCGTGATACGCCTAGCGGAGATTCAGGGCGGGAAATGGATGAGGTATGAGGACTACACTCAGGCGGTGGAGCTTCCTGCCACATGGATCAAGCCGCACGATACAAACGTGATTAGGCTGTCTCGCTATGCCGGATCGTATTGCTACAAGACGCAGAACGGGGGTGCCAATTTTTCGTCTTGGGTGAGGCAAGCCGCCTCTGATGTGGGAAGGTAG
- a CDS encoding SOS response-associated peptidase family protein codes for MGPFTISGAGWPERTETYSMITTTANSLMLPVHPTRVPVIMPADLAQNSYAQWLDGTPADAKALLRPYPAEAMQLRKAGENEKTGRV; via the coding sequence GTGGGCCCATTCACAATATCAGGGGCCGGATGGCCAGAGCGAACTGAGACCTACTCAATGATCACTACCACGGCCAATAGCCTGATGCTCCCGGTTCATCCAACAAGAGTGCCAGTAATTATGCCAGCAGATTTGGCACAAAATAGCTATGCACAATGGCTAGACGGCACACCAGCCGATGCAAAGGCGTTACTGCGTCCCTATCCGGCTGAGGCCATGCAGTTACGTAAAGCTGGCGAAAACGAAAAAACGGGCAGGGTATGA
- a CDS encoding helix-turn-helix domain-containing protein, translated as MMNALTKTETTDRLMDEKEAASILCYSVRALQNWRHRGGGPKYIRVSARSIRYTHGDLIEWINRHRVANSSQPPTS; from the coding sequence ATGATGAATGCACTGACCAAGACCGAAACCACTGACCGCCTCATGGACGAAAAAGAAGCGGCGAGCATCCTGTGCTACTCGGTGCGGGCGCTTCAAAACTGGCGACACCGTGGCGGCGGGCCAAAGTATATTCGCGTATCTGCACGCTCCATTCGCTATACGCACGGCGATCTCATCGAGTGGATCAACAGGCACCGCGTGGCGAATTCGTCGCAGCCGCCAACCTCTTAG